The following proteins are co-located in the Desulfatitalea tepidiphila genome:
- a CDS encoding DDE-type integrase/transposase/recombinase: MRALLTLAFAPGECAQVDWGSFGTVAVGATVRRLSFFVMVLFYSRMIYVQFTVSQTMEHFLDCHQNAFEYFGAVPKRIMVDNLKTAVFKRIVGQAPVFNPRYLTFAAH; the protein is encoded by the coding sequence ATGCGCGCCCTTTTGACCCTGGCCTTTGCCCCGGGCGAGTGCGCCCAGGTCGACTGGGGCTCGTTTGGCACCGTTGCAGTAGGTGCGACCGTGCGGCGGTTGAGCTTTTTTGTCATGGTGCTTTTCTACAGTCGCATGATTTATGTGCAGTTCACCGTCTCCCAGACCATGGAGCATTTTTTGGACTGCCATCAAAACGCCTTCGAGTACTTCGGCGCGGTGCCCAAAAGGATCATGGTCGACAACCTGAAAACCGCGGTGTTCAAGCGCATCGTCGGCCAGGCGCCCGTGTTCAACCCCCGGTACCTGACCTTTGCCGCCCACTGA
- the tnpA gene encoding IS200/IS605 family transposase, with protein MDGAECKIKGHAMPDHIHLCLSIPPKYSVANFIRLLKGKSASEVMSFGTKNSRMVRGRTFWARGYCVSTVGLDEESIREYIRNQEHADRLQEEP; from the coding sequence ATCGATGGTGCTGAATGTAAGATAAAAGGGCACGCGATGCCAGATCATATTCACCTGTGCCTATCGATACCGCCCAAGTATTCCGTAGCAAATTTCATAAGGCTACTGAAAGGCAAAAGTGCATCGGAGGTGATGAGTTTCGGAACCAAAAACAGTCGAATGGTCCGTGGTCGTACCTTTTGGGCACGAGGCTACTGCGTCAGCACGGTAGGGCTCGATGAAGAATCGATCCGAGAATACATAAGAAACCAAGAGCATGCAGATAGACTGCAAGAGGAACCATAG
- a CDS encoding glycosyltransferase family 2 protein — protein MTIGLPVYNGAEFLHQASEALLAQDYRNFELIISDNASIDGTELICNELSARDSRISFCRNKTNFVPSANFRRVYDLARGQYFMWA, from the coding sequence ATGACCATAGGATTGCCTGTTTATAATGGCGCGGAATTTTTGCATCAGGCCTCGGAGGCTTTACTGGCACAGGATTATCGAAATTTTGAGTTGATCATCTCGGACAATGCTTCCATCGATGGTACCGAATTAATCTGCAATGAATTATCTGCCCGAGACTCCCGAATTAGTTTTTGTCGGAATAAAACCAATTTTGTACCATCGGCCAATTTCAGGAGGGTGTATGACCTCGCTCGCGGACAATACTTTATGTGGGCATGA
- a CDS encoding IS1380 family transposase, which yields MVKSKKSDFSKNRNPKGFSPNGAKAKKINASTAYDTCSEQLSAFGGVLPLIKFFDLVGFREIFDFAYKAPAREPKLGHYSMMTGLLMLLFIGFNRIWHFSYLRLDAMLCGFFNLTRLPVASTFWRYVNSLGINQANSLLAVMAHLRERVWRLCDLSYYRICLDIDTTVETVFGNQQGAKKGHNPRNRGKKGYRPVLCFIEQSREYLLGKLRKGETISGEQTASFIAKIKQYLPGCVRQVLIRADAEFQSWESIHECIKAGYNFIIANKGCEPPFDPRRWYRPHKRNAYEFNSCVYQPMGWQMPVRFVAMRIPKDKNVAKDRCVQYELFEADRYEYRIFCTDLRRAAHKVIAEYDKRADVENLVGEAKREGLDAIPSSRFKNNYAYFQIVMLAYNIWRYLKILAEQSAYPRQAAGGHGFEGIQTNTVRIARLRLLMIAAKVVTASNRDKVRYSIHDSRTPALMSFLKYIDEKRFKPRPWAGGILQAPGG from the coding sequence ATGGTAAAATCCAAGAAATCAGATTTCAGCAAAAACCGCAACCCTAAAGGATTTAGCCCAAATGGCGCGAAGGCCAAGAAAATCAATGCGTCAACCGCTTATGATACGTGCAGCGAGCAGCTGAGCGCATTTGGCGGTGTTTTGCCGCTGATCAAATTTTTTGATCTGGTTGGTTTTCGAGAAATTTTTGACTTCGCCTATAAAGCGCCGGCCCGTGAACCCAAACTGGGCCATTATTCGATGATGACAGGCTTGCTGATGCTACTGTTTATAGGGTTCAACCGAATTTGGCATTTTTCCTACCTGCGGCTGGATGCGATGCTGTGCGGATTTTTCAACCTGACGCGGCTTCCGGTGGCCAGCACATTTTGGCGCTATGTCAACAGCCTGGGTATCAACCAAGCCAATTCACTGCTGGCTGTGATGGCCCATTTACGTGAGCGGGTCTGGCGGCTTTGCGATCTATCGTACTACCGCATCTGCCTGGATATCGATACGACCGTGGAAACGGTTTTCGGCAACCAGCAGGGGGCGAAAAAAGGCCACAATCCAAGAAATCGGGGCAAAAAGGGATACCGCCCGGTGTTATGCTTCATCGAACAAAGCCGTGAGTACCTGCTGGGCAAACTTCGCAAGGGCGAAACCATCAGCGGCGAGCAAACCGCCTCGTTTATCGCCAAAATCAAACAATACCTTCCCGGCTGTGTGAGGCAGGTGTTGATCCGCGCGGATGCCGAGTTTCAAAGCTGGGAAAGCATCCATGAATGCATCAAGGCCGGTTACAATTTCATCATCGCCAACAAAGGGTGCGAACCGCCATTTGATCCACGGCGCTGGTACCGCCCGCACAAGCGCAACGCCTATGAGTTCAACAGCTGTGTTTACCAGCCAATGGGATGGCAGATGCCGGTTCGATTCGTGGCCATGCGAATCCCCAAAGATAAAAATGTTGCCAAAGATCGATGCGTGCAATACGAACTGTTTGAGGCTGATCGTTATGAGTACCGCATCTTTTGCACGGATTTACGCCGTGCGGCTCACAAGGTCATCGCCGAGTATGACAAGCGGGCCGACGTCGAAAATCTTGTGGGAGAAGCCAAGCGCGAAGGTCTGGATGCCATCCCCTCGTCTCGCTTTAAAAACAACTATGCCTATTTCCAAATCGTCATGCTGGCCTACAATATCTGGCGCTATTTGAAGATATTGGCCGAGCAGAGCGCATACCCCAGACAAGCGGCCGGAGGCCATGGATTTGAAGGCATCCAAACCAACACGGTGCGCATTGCGCGGTTGCGCCTGTTAATGATCGCGGCCAAGGTGGTTACGGCTTCAAATAGAGATAAGGTTCGTTATTCTATCCATGACAGCCGAACGCCGGCATTGATGTCTTTCCTGAAATACATTGACGAAAAAAGGTTCAAGCCCAGGCCATGGGCTGGCGGTATACTCCAGGCACCTGGCGGGTAG
- a CDS encoding glycosyltransferase — MQNSGSKYNRNIDGLFDVNVNSKTPFISIVIPTYNCSCYLKEAINNALAQQYENLEILISAHPQIANLPDIGVARKI; from the coding sequence GTGCAAAATTCAGGAAGTAAATACAATAGAAACATAGATGGCTTGTTTGATGTTAATGTTAATTCAAAAACGCCTTTTATCAGCATTGTCATTCCGACCTATAATTGTTCATGTTATCTCAAGGAGGCGATCAATAACGCATTGGCGCAGCAATATGAAAATTTGGAAATTTTAATTAGTGCCCATCCACAAATAGCCAATTTGCCCGATATCGGCGTTGCGCGGAAAATTTAA
- a CDS encoding glycosyltransferase family 2 protein, which produces MSLAEPEFKLPDSFQFELAHALLRKWALIWIERILKRLAIPPNTPVAEKGPLVSVIVPTFNRPGMLAKALKSIEAQTYRPVEIIVVNDAGENVESVVSALNQEDNITYIRHKKNKGLAASRNTGIIMARGKYIAYLDDDDLFYPFHLETLLSFLEKSDYKVAYTDAYCAHQEKRGNEYFVTRREINFSYDFDYSRIFYQNYIPVPCFMHEKACLEVIGNFDETLKRHEDWDLWIRMSMQFKMAHIKMLTCEYTARNDGSSMTSGRAKAFRTTCERIFEKYQSQTRNRPEILKGQAFMRSVLRAKEALELARDGDVASGISLLAACLEFDPHNSHTHNFLGQLYMLNADRDNALYHLEIAVEIDPSNLNFRKVLSKAQAYFYSRKNTPFEIIK; this is translated from the coding sequence ATGTCTCTGGCTGAACCCGAGTTTAAACTGCCGGACAGTTTTCAATTTGAACTGGCACATGCTTTGCTGCGCAAATGGGCACTCATATGGATTGAAAGGATTTTAAAAAGATTGGCCATACCCCCAAACACACCGGTCGCTGAAAAAGGCCCATTGGTTTCCGTTATCGTTCCCACATTCAATCGTCCGGGGATGCTGGCGAAAGCCTTAAAGAGTATAGAGGCTCAAACCTACCGACCGGTTGAGATCATAGTTGTCAACGATGCCGGCGAAAATGTCGAATCTGTCGTGAGTGCACTAAATCAGGAAGACAATATCACCTATATCCGTCATAAAAAAAACAAGGGCCTGGCAGCATCTCGAAACACAGGGATCATTATGGCTCGGGGCAAATATATCGCCTATCTTGATGACGATGATCTCTTTTACCCATTTCACCTGGAAACGCTCCTCTCATTCCTGGAAAAAAGCGATTACAAGGTGGCGTACACCGATGCTTATTGCGCCCATCAGGAGAAACGAGGAAACGAGTATTTCGTGACCCGTCGCGAGATCAACTTTTCTTACGATTTTGATTACTCTCGCATTTTTTACCAGAATTACATCCCTGTGCCGTGTTTCATGCATGAAAAGGCCTGCCTGGAGGTGATCGGCAATTTTGACGAAACACTAAAGCGCCACGAGGACTGGGACCTTTGGATCCGGATGTCCATGCAGTTCAAAATGGCTCACATCAAAATGTTGACCTGCGAGTATACTGCCCGGAACGACGGGAGTTCCATGACCAGCGGAAGAGCCAAAGCGTTTCGAACCACCTGTGAAAGAATTTTTGAAAAATATCAATCCCAAACTCGCAACAGACCCGAAATCCTCAAGGGGCAGGCTTTCATGAGAAGCGTGCTTCGGGCAAAAGAAGCGTTGGAACTCGCCCGTGACGGAGATGTTGCCAGTGGGATCTCCCTGCTGGCAGCATGCCTCGAATTTGATCCGCACAATTCGCATACCCACAACTTCCTCGGACAGCTCTATATGCTCAACGCAGACCGTGATAACGCTCTATACCATCTTGAAATAGCCGTTGAAATAGACCCATCCAATCTGAACTTTCGGAAAGTACTCAGCAAGGCCCAGGCGTATTTCTATTCGAGGAAAAATACGCCCTTTGAAATAATAAAATAA
- the pseB gene encoding UDP-N-acetylglucosamine 4,6-dehydratase (inverting), producing MLNDKVILVTGGTGSFGKAFTEIALSRYKPRKLIVFSRDELKQSEMREQFDKCEFDCIRYFIGDVRDKDRLYRAFDGVDIVIHAAAMKQVPTAEYNPIEAVKTNILGASNVIDAAIDRNVEKVIALSTDKAANPINLYGATKLCADKLFCAANNYSGYHSTRFSVVRYGNVIGSRGSVIPLFLKLRDNGLIPITDTRMTRFWLTLEQGVEFVLENLARMKGGEIFVPKIPSMKLMDLAETIAPDCKIEMTGIRPGEKLHEVMITRDDAHHTVEYDDYFIILPTLAIEGKHPQIKLNGGKPCSEGFEYSSETNTSQLTKAQMHSILQKFLAPSERTAVRA from the coding sequence ATGCTCAATGATAAAGTTATTTTAGTCACTGGAGGTACGGGATCCTTTGGTAAGGCCTTCACTGAGATTGCACTTTCCCGTTACAAGCCTCGAAAGTTAATCGTCTTCAGCCGGGACGAACTAAAGCAGTCGGAAATGCGTGAACAGTTCGACAAGTGCGAGTTCGATTGCATCCGCTATTTCATTGGGGACGTTAGGGATAAAGACCGTCTCTATAGGGCCTTTGACGGCGTTGACATCGTCATCCACGCGGCAGCGATGAAACAGGTCCCCACCGCCGAATACAACCCGATCGAGGCAGTCAAAACCAACATATTGGGTGCTTCCAACGTAATCGATGCGGCCATTGATCGCAATGTCGAAAAGGTCATCGCATTGAGCACCGACAAAGCTGCGAATCCGATTAATCTTTACGGCGCCACGAAACTTTGTGCGGATAAGCTGTTTTGCGCCGCAAACAATTACTCAGGATATCATTCCACCCGATTCAGTGTCGTTCGTTACGGCAATGTGATTGGCAGCCGGGGAAGTGTAATTCCGCTTTTCTTAAAATTGCGCGACAATGGTTTGATTCCCATAACGGACACACGCATGACCCGTTTTTGGTTGACGCTAGAGCAGGGCGTGGAATTTGTTCTGGAAAACCTGGCCCGCATGAAAGGCGGAGAAATTTTCGTGCCCAAGATTCCCAGCATGAAACTCATGGATCTGGCAGAAACGATTGCACCAGATTGTAAAATCGAGATGACCGGCATCCGGCCGGGTGAAAAACTTCACGAGGTGATGATTACCAGGGATGATGCGCATCATACGGTAGAATACGATGATTATTTTATTATTCTTCCAACCCTCGCAATAGAAGGCAAACATCCTCAAATCAAATTGAATGGCGGAAAACCTTGTTCAGAGGGATTCGAATACAGCAGCGAGACCAATACTTCGCAACTGACCAAGGCGCAGATGCATTCAATTCTCCAAAAATTTTTGGCCCCCAGCGAACGCACTGCTGTTCGGGCATAG
- the pseC gene encoding UDP-4-amino-4,6-dideoxy-N-acetyl-beta-L-altrosamine transaminase: protein MSFPVLPYGRQSIDETDIEGVVAALKSDWLTTGPKVDAFEEKFVELLGVDHAVAVSSGTAALHCAMHALGIGPGDEVIVPPLTFAATANCVVFQGGVPVFADVDPKTLLLDPVQVDRKISRKTKAIIAVDYAGQPCDYDALDSIAKSKNIPIVADACHSLGAQYKDRTVGTLADISVFSFHPVKQITTGEGGMVVTANSEWAQRIRRFRNHGISSDFKQRAHEGSWFYEMMELGFNYRLTDFQSALGISQLGKLSGFVRKRQAIADIYNQAFASIQGVSPLEVRSDVAHAYHLYVTRIASEALGITREALFAALRAEGIGVNVHYIPVHLHPYYRQKFGTGRGLCPVAEEAYERILSLPVFPSMAVGEVDRVVSAVMKNVRPSGSMPR from the coding sequence ATGTCGTTTCCCGTTCTGCCATATGGTCGCCAAAGCATAGATGAAACCGACATAGAAGGGGTCGTTGCGGCCCTCAAATCCGATTGGCTGACGACAGGACCCAAGGTGGACGCGTTTGAAGAAAAATTCGTCGAACTCTTGGGCGTGGATCACGCAGTGGCCGTCAGCAGCGGAACAGCTGCACTACATTGTGCGATGCATGCACTGGGTATCGGCCCGGGAGATGAAGTGATCGTACCCCCTTTGACTTTTGCCGCCACCGCCAATTGCGTGGTTTTCCAGGGAGGTGTGCCTGTTTTTGCCGATGTCGATCCAAAGACGCTGCTCCTTGACCCGGTACAGGTTGACAGGAAAATCAGCCGCAAAACCAAGGCGATCATTGCCGTAGATTATGCCGGACAACCTTGCGATTATGATGCCCTCGATTCCATTGCGAAATCAAAAAATATTCCCATTGTCGCCGATGCCTGTCATTCCCTGGGTGCCCAGTACAAAGACCGGACCGTCGGTACACTCGCCGATATCAGCGTCTTCAGTTTTCATCCCGTTAAACAAATTACCACTGGTGAAGGCGGAATGGTCGTTACCGCTAATTCCGAATGGGCGCAACGCATCCGACGTTTTCGAAACCATGGCATTTCATCCGATTTCAAGCAAAGAGCCCATGAAGGGTCTTGGTTTTATGAAATGATGGAATTGGGGTTCAACTACCGTTTGACGGATTTCCAAAGTGCACTGGGGATCAGCCAGTTGGGCAAGCTGTCGGGGTTCGTTCGCAAGCGACAGGCTATAGCCGATATCTACAACCAGGCATTCGCTTCCATACAAGGGGTCTCTCCTTTGGAGGTCAGGTCTGACGTAGCGCATGCATATCATCTGTATGTCACTCGTATCGCATCGGAAGCCCTTGGGATCACCCGCGAAGCACTGTTTGCAGCGCTGCGGGCAGAGGGGATAGGGGTCAATGTCCATTACATTCCAGTGCACCTGCATCCATATTACCGGCAAAAATTCGGTACAGGAAGGGGACTGTGCCCTGTAGCCGAAGAAGCCTATGAGCGAATTTTAAGCCTTCCCGTTTTCCCGTCAATGGCCGTCGGGGAAGTGGACAGGGTTGTTTCAGCGGTGATGAAAAATGTGCGCCCAAGTGGATCTATGCCCAGATAA
- a CDS encoding N-acetylneuraminate synthase family protein produces the protein MRTIRIGDRNIGSEAPVFIVAEVGTTSNGDIDTALKLVDAAKAAGVDAIKFMILGPDEFMSDKTVTYEYDWAGGHHVENMYEMFKNLMFTHDEWLKIRDHCKARGILFYATVDYLSGVELAESLDVPAYKLSSWDITNFPLIEKMAATKKPIQLDLGPASLSDIEKAVKVIHSKENDDVILVHCSHAVLEEGAQLRSIPYLRGVFQIPVGYSADSLDTVPDIAAVAMGACMIEKRLTLNRGYFGHHHVNALEPSELSDYVKTIRRVERMSGDYGVYPSPEDLRQKDLYYVSIVAAEDIPAGAEIVRHMLACKRPGTGISPEFLDILVGRQAKRDISCNTVLTWEHV, from the coding sequence GTGAGAACAATAAGGATCGGCGACCGCAATATTGGATCTGAAGCGCCCGTTTTTATTGTGGCGGAGGTGGGAACGACTTCCAACGGAGATATCGATACCGCTTTAAAGCTGGTGGATGCCGCCAAGGCAGCAGGCGTTGACGCGATTAAGTTCATGATCCTGGGGCCTGACGAGTTCATGAGCGATAAAACCGTCACATACGAATACGATTGGGCTGGGGGGCATCACGTCGAGAACATGTACGAAATGTTTAAAAATCTCATGTTTACTCATGATGAGTGGTTGAAAATCCGCGATCATTGCAAGGCTCGTGGGATCTTATTTTATGCCACCGTAGACTATCTATCCGGTGTCGAACTCGCCGAATCTTTAGACGTGCCCGCATATAAACTCAGCTCATGGGATATTACCAATTTCCCTCTCATTGAAAAAATGGCAGCGACAAAAAAACCGATACAATTGGATTTGGGACCTGCCAGCCTTTCGGACATAGAGAAGGCCGTGAAGGTCATCCATTCTAAAGAAAACGATGACGTTATACTGGTTCATTGCAGCCATGCCGTTTTGGAGGAGGGCGCCCAACTGCGAAGCATTCCATACCTTCGGGGGGTTTTTCAGATCCCGGTCGGGTACTCCGCAGACAGCCTGGACACCGTCCCCGATATCGCAGCCGTGGCAATGGGCGCTTGCATGATAGAGAAACGGCTTACCCTCAACAGGGGATATTTTGGCCACCATCACGTCAATGCACTGGAGCCGTCTGAATTGAGCGATTATGTGAAGACCATCCGTCGTGTCGAAAGGATGTCCGGGGATTACGGAGTATATCCGTCACCCGAAGATTTGAGACAGAAGGATCTTTACTACGTCAGTATTGTTGCAGCAGAAGACATCCCGGCCGGTGCCGAAATCGTTCGGCACATGCTGGCCTGCAAGCGACCGGGGACAGGGATTTCCCCGGAGTTTCTCGACATCTTGGTCGGGCGCCAAGCCAAAAGGGATATTTCATGCAATACGGTTTTGACCTGGGAGCATGTATGA
- a CDS encoding pseudaminic acid biosynthesis-associated methylase, translating into MSQVCMQQATDTKRLEHLWSGEFGVRYTDRNRQVNAETGNFHHSLCTQLGARRVLEVGCNIGLNLTELAGESHFEVWGVDLNGYAIAGAKRRLPNARFALASAYSLPFGDGAFDLTFTSGVLIHIPPHSIERVMTEIHRTSRKWICCCEYYSTEVIEVPYRGEKGALYKSDFGRLFFECFPSLKLVKKGFLAKETTGFDNLTFWIFEKG; encoded by the coding sequence ATGAGCCAGGTATGCATGCAACAAGCGACGGACACAAAAAGGCTCGAACACTTGTGGTCGGGCGAATTTGGTGTTCGTTACACCGATCGAAACCGCCAAGTGAATGCCGAAACCGGCAATTTTCATCATTCGCTCTGCACCCAGTTGGGCGCCCGCAGAGTTCTGGAAGTCGGATGCAACATAGGGCTCAATTTGACGGAACTGGCGGGAGAATCCCATTTCGAGGTATGGGGGGTCGATCTCAACGGCTATGCCATTGCCGGCGCCAAACGACGTCTTCCAAATGCCAGATTCGCATTGGCTTCGGCCTACTCTCTTCCCTTTGGTGATGGCGCGTTCGATTTGACGTTTACGTCGGGTGTGCTTATTCACATCCCCCCCCATTCGATTGAAAGGGTGATGACCGAGATCCATAGAACAAGTCGAAAATGGATTTGCTGCTGTGAATACTACAGCACCGAGGTTATCGAAGTTCCCTATAGGGGCGAAAAAGGCGCTTTGTACAAAAGCGATTTTGGCCGATTGTTTTTTGAATGCTTCCCGAGCCTCAAATTGGTTAAAAAAGGGTTTTTGGCAAAAGAGACGACGGGATTCGACAATTTGACCTTTTGGATTTTCGAAAAAGGATAA
- the pseG gene encoding UDP-2,4-diacetamido-2,4,6-trideoxy-beta-L-altropyranose hydrolase, giving the protein MSKVLFRCDGSLTIGMGHVARCVSLAEALRRRGVDVCFAMRALTGEATAFPHDAGFRVHSFACEDGEGNLLGGIDLEATCRYARSLGIRWILVDHYGASAQYFAELRSQGFRVAVLDDMADRDLRAARWILNQNLGAEKLPYQIESDCVRLFGPRYALLRPQFAEARAGVQEQRAGVCPHPILLLTLGGGDTSHLSSEVIRSLEKIEFQMTIQCVLGGKQPTPARLRDAAEASKHDVTILRNVADMEILMQKAQLSVNAGGSTCWELCCLGVPMVILVTSPDQAMIAAELEQHGCARNIGKWENVNAPSDLVHAVEELIGHPQVRAQMSARGREVVDGYGSNRSAASLQELIED; this is encoded by the coding sequence ATGTCCAAGGTTCTGTTCCGCTGTGATGGTTCCTTGACGATCGGCATGGGTCATGTGGCGAGATGTGTTTCCCTGGCGGAGGCATTGAGAAGAAGGGGGGTGGATGTCTGCTTTGCCATGAGGGCATTAACCGGTGAAGCGACCGCCTTCCCCCACGATGCGGGATTCCGGGTACATTCCTTTGCCTGCGAAGATGGAGAAGGAAACTTGTTGGGCGGCATAGACTTGGAAGCGACCTGCCGCTATGCCCGCAGCCTGGGAATTAGATGGATTCTGGTCGATCATTACGGAGCTTCGGCACAATACTTCGCTGAATTGAGATCGCAAGGCTTTCGGGTGGCCGTATTGGATGACATGGCCGATCGGGACTTGAGAGCTGCCCGTTGGATTCTCAATCAGAATCTCGGTGCCGAAAAGTTACCCTATCAAATCGAATCGGACTGTGTCCGGCTGTTCGGTCCGCGATATGCGCTGTTAAGACCGCAGTTCGCAGAAGCAAGAGCAGGCGTGCAAGAACAAAGGGCCGGCGTATGCCCGCATCCCATTTTACTCCTGACACTGGGAGGGGGAGACACTTCTCATCTGAGTTCCGAGGTGATCCGGTCGTTGGAAAAGATAGAATTTCAAATGACGATCCAATGTGTACTCGGCGGAAAACAGCCAACGCCTGCTCGATTGCGGGATGCGGCGGAGGCATCCAAACATGATGTCACCATTTTGAGAAACGTTGCCGACATGGAAATTCTCATGCAAAAGGCTCAACTCTCTGTCAATGCAGGCGGATCGACATGCTGGGAGCTATGCTGTCTCGGGGTGCCGATGGTGATTCTGGTCACATCGCCGGATCAGGCAATGATTGCCGCTGAGCTTGAACAGCACGGATGTGCACGCAATATTGGCAAATGGGAAAACGTAAACGCCCCATCCGACTTGGTGCATGCGGTCGAAGAATTGATCGGCCATCCGCAGGTTCGTGCTCAAATGTCCGCCAGGGGGCGGGAAGTCGTCGACGGATACGGGAGCAATCGAAGCGCAGCTTCGCTGCAGGAACTTATCGAGGATTGA
- a CDS encoding N-acetylneuraminate synthase family protein, which yields MKSIEIGSYTIGPEKPCFLVAEIGINHNGHLDLAKQTIDAAVQAGADGVKFQNYRTEDFISDRSLTYQYMSQDAPVTESQFDLFKRCELDRAALKELKAYCDDKGVIFHSTPTSREGIKDLMEIGVQVIKNGSDFLTHLPLIRSMGNTKLPVVLSTGMATVSEIYEAVRAFRETGNDRLVLLHCVSAYPAPPEDVNLRKIPVLASAFDCLVGFSDHTVGTIAATGAVVMGANWIEKHFTLDKSLPGPDHWFSADPAEFKQLVTSVRTMERSLGHSKLGLASSESKNRESFRLSCVAAEDLREGHVLCDADVLFRRPGTGLAPAWLPMLSGRRINRNIEKGEIIKMEDL from the coding sequence ATGAAGTCTATTGAAATAGGATCTTACACAATCGGTCCGGAGAAGCCCTGTTTTCTCGTGGCGGAAATAGGAATCAATCACAATGGTCATTTGGACCTTGCCAAACAGACCATTGATGCGGCAGTACAAGCCGGCGCCGATGGGGTCAAGTTTCAAAACTACCGAACAGAGGATTTCATTTCCGATCGCTCGCTCACATACCAATATATGAGTCAGGATGCACCGGTGACGGAATCCCAGTTTGACCTCTTCAAAAGGTGCGAACTGGATCGTGCGGCGCTGAAGGAACTCAAAGCCTACTGCGATGACAAGGGGGTTATTTTTCACAGTACTCCGACGAGCAGGGAAGGCATCAAAGACCTGATGGAAATCGGCGTGCAGGTCATCAAGAATGGCTCAGACTTTTTGACCCACCTGCCTCTCATCAGATCGATGGGAAACACAAAGTTGCCCGTGGTTTTGTCTACGGGCATGGCAACGGTTTCTGAAATATATGAAGCGGTGCGTGCGTTCAGGGAAACCGGTAACGATCGTTTGGTCCTGCTTCACTGCGTTTCGGCTTATCCCGCGCCTCCGGAAGATGTGAATTTGAGGAAAATACCCGTTTTGGCCTCCGCATTCGACTGCCTTGTCGGGTTCAGCGATCATACGGTCGGCACCATTGCCGCAACCGGCGCCGTGGTCATGGGTGCCAATTGGATTGAAAAGCACTTTACGCTCGATAAGTCCTTGCCGGGTCCGGATCATTGGTTCTCAGCGGACCCAGCGGAATTTAAACAGCTGGTGACCTCGGTCCGCACCATGGAAAGATCGCTTGGACATTCAAAGCTGGGATTGGCATCCAGCGAATCGAAAAATCGGGAGAGCTTTCGACTCTCATGTGTGGCAGCCGAGGATCTGAGGGAAGGGCATGTACTTTGTGATGCGGATGTGCTTTTCCGCCGTCCCGGCACCGGTCTTGCTCCGGCCTGGCTGCCCATGTTATCGGGTCGGCGGATTAATAGAAATATTGAAAAGGGCGAGATCATCAAGATGGAAGATCTCTGA
- a CDS encoding class I SAM-dependent methyltransferase, which produces MPQSYWIEEYRKKASMPNPIAQSGRGRQFDAIEFLYVVKQVIELLNLNKEHALLDVGCGNGLLDIILSSCCRRVTAIEPVEELVALACQNLQGCPNASVTVGHGADIPAPDDSFHRSLVFGVLQLIPLQEAEMTFQELYRVTCSGGSILFGSIPDVGHRDEFLTPYLSEVRSARHIPEWQKDEIVNRNLSAFWHDPAELMDWWTSRGCSATLHPLISQDPNHDHRFHLVVGVEK; this is translated from the coding sequence ATGCCCCAGAGCTATTGGATCGAGGAATATAGAAAAAAGGCCTCAATGCCAAATCCCATCGCGCAGTCCGGGCGTGGCAGACAATTTGATGCAATTGAGTTTCTGTACGTGGTCAAACAAGTAATCGAGTTGCTGAACCTCAACAAGGAGCACGCATTGCTTGATGTGGGTTGCGGAAACGGTCTCCTCGATATTATCCTCAGCTCCTGCTGCCGCCGGGTCACTGCCATTGAACCGGTGGAGGAACTAGTGGCCCTGGCCTGTCAGAACCTGCAAGGGTGCCCCAATGCATCGGTGACCGTCGGCCATGGCGCCGACATACCCGCGCCGGACGACAGTTTTCATCGATCATTGGTATTCGGGGTTTTACAGCTTATCCCCTTGCAAGAGGCAGAGATGACCTTCCAGGAACTCTATCGCGTCACCTGCTCGGGCGGGAGCATTCTGTTTGGGTCTATCCCAGATGTCGGCCATCGCGATGAGTTCTTAACCCCCTATCTGTCGGAGGTCCGATCCGCTCGGCATATCCCCGAGTGGCAAAAGGATGAAATCGTGAATCGCAATTTGAGTGCTTTCTGGCATGACCCTGCAGAATTGATGGATTGGTGGACATCTCGGGGGTGTTCGGCCACGCTCCATCCGTTGATATCCCAAGATCCTAATCACGATCACCGATTTCATCTGGTGGTCGGCGTGGAAAAATGA